ATGAACAGAGAAGTCCTTGGGAGCCAGCAGAATGCTGTCATTGAGCCTTCTTTTCCAAGAACTGACTTCTTACCCATGAACTAACTTACCCTTTCAGAGACCAGTCTCTATTTtgctgatgtggaaactgaggcctctaCCAGCAGAGGCAGAAAAAACTAGTGTCCTGATTCCCAGTTCAGACAGTGCCCAATTAACTGTTTTCCTGATCTTTTCTccccatgaacttaaaaaaaaacaacaacccaaaaacccCCGACCCAAACAGGCCATGTCATGACTctgaaagcatttcttaagcacccactatgtcatcagatcatatatttagagctggaaaaggaaagagggtggtctagtccaacttcattttataggCTAAGGAAACCAGAGTTCAAGGTAAGTTAGATGACTAGACAAGCCCAAAGTCCCAGGTGTTGTAAATCAGAGACCTGGGATTTGTACCCAAGTCTTTTCTGACTTGAGTGCCAGATCTCTTTCCCTTGTACTACACTAACTCCTCAAAATGAAATGGTCTGACTCTCAGCCCTAAGTCACTGCCTCTGAAGGGTCCTGCCTGGAAGCCAGATTGGGAAATGggcagggtgaagggagagaggagggaaaaaagcttCCCTGAACCCAGGAATCCTAAACTGGGAAAAAGTAGTGGCTGCAGATGTCATGGTGACTCAGCCTGCCTGGCAAGTCCTGATTCCCTTGTCCATTCTCAAACCCAGCAATTGTCTCCTTGGCAGTGGCCCAGGACATTGCAAAGCTTGATTTTGAGTCCAAATGGCAAGACATATCCCATAGCAGCCCAGGCAAGAGATGATCACAGACTCTTAACAAGGGTGGTCTGGGAGAACAGTGTGTCCCACAGCAGGCCCCAGAGCCTGGAGGGAAGGACCTGGACTTCTATTCCTCTGGGCCCCCAGGTTCTACTCTGATTTGGCTAGAATCTGAAAGAAGATAAGAAACAATGATagaaactgagagaaagaaactgaaggagacaGGGACACAAGCGGTGAcagtaagagagagtgagagaaagattGAGTTCCCCTTCTGTAAATTGAAGGGTTTGGAGTAGAAGAGATgccaagtcctttccagctctaaatcctaaaacCCTGTAACTTAAGTCAAGAAACAGCTACAGACAGTCCAAGCTGGTGCATATGAGTCCTGCTGGGGCCAGGGGTACCCAGCAAAGGCTGTGTCTGAGGAATCAGCAAGTTCAGCAGAGCAATTTACATGTAATGAAATACACATGCAAAAAAGACGCAAATGAGGTGGGAGGTGCCAGGTTTAAACCGGACACCCCCTGCCCTATGATGACGAAAGGAGCCTGAAGGGGCCTTGGTGCCCTCCTCCCAGGCTCGGGAAGCGGAGCGGGGTAGTCTCACCATACCATTCAAGTCctgtgggggcggggaggggacgCCAGATCAGggttctcccccacctcctcaccCGGCGCAGTTCCAGGGGATGGACTGGGGGCGTGTCCAGATAGTCTGGGGATGGGGCCATGGAGCCTAGGGCGGGGTTCTGAGCTCTGAGACCAAACGTGCGCTGTGTCAGAGAGCACCTGGCTACTATTAGAGGCTTGGGCTAGGCCTGGGACTGAGTCACCGCTTTTCCTGGAAGTGGGTGCGGCCCCGCCCTGCCTAGCTTGGACTAGGACTGGAGGTCTAACCTCGGTTGAGGAGCTAAGAGACCCCCTGCGCAGGCTTGAAAGGCAGCCCCAGGAGggaatttcccccttttttctttcccaggaGGGACAGAGTCTTAGTGCCACGGGTTGAGCCAAGCCAAGGGTGCCAGTAGCCCCTACCCTGTTCCAAGATACCTGGGTCGACAATTGCTTGCCAACCTTTCCCCCCAAGAGGTGGCACCTAGTGGGGGTGGAGGCCCTGATTTTCCCAGATGGGAGCCTATCCCAAGACTTCCCAAACTCAGCATCTTCTGGGGGTGGTGGCAGGACAGCCCACATTGACTCAGCTACCCTCCCTACCCTTCAAACCACCAACTCAAAGTCTCCAGTCCAGCTCAGATCAAAAGAGGGAAAGTCAGAACCCCATGGGACCCAAACTATAGTAAGGATGAAGTAGAGGAAAGAACCTGGAACTGGAAGTCCTGGCTCCCCTACTGACTCTATTtgagtattaagtgcctactgtctaCAAGATCCTGTGCTTGGTACTGGAGGTCTACAGATGAAAACCAGCCCCTCTGTCCTCTAAGAACTCCCAATCtcttccctattgtctctaggactAAATAGAAACATTTCTGTTTGGCACTGAAAACCCTTCACTACGTGGCTCCAGCCAGGCTGATTTTACACATTGTTCCCTTCTGGACCTCTGTGGttggccaaactggccttttggctttttcttcctcgacattccatctcccatttctttgcCTTTGTGAAGACTgatccccatgcctgggatgcattCCCTCATTTTTTCTTAGACTCCCTAGCGACTACTTTGAAATCCTGTCCAAAAAGTTACTGAAccatgcatagcctttgaccaagCTATACCTCTCCTGCATCTTATGCTTCCCCAAGACATCCAAGCAATGGGGAAATGACCtctctgtacaaaaatatttataggaactcCTTTTGTtacagcaaagaactgaaaatgtaagGGGTGcccttcagttggggaatggctgaattaacatatatgtattaatggaatactattgtgctgtgagaaattaTAAAAGGGATTATTTCAGATAAACCcacaaagacttgtatgaactgatacaaagtgaatagaaccagaacTGATACTATAatgaattgtaaagaaaaactacatagaaagactttaaaaatccgATCAAGATAATGATCAAGGAGGATTTCAGGGgacacctcctgacagagatgaCGAATTCAAGTTGTATGATaatgacacacatttttggaGCAGGTCAGGGTGGGAATTTATTTGCTTGATGTCTATCTTTatgttacaagggctttgttattcttttcctctgtttcctGAACTTTGGTGACTGGGTCAAGGGTAGGGTGCTAGGAGTAGGGtgacaagaaataaaagaaagaagagggtaaataaagcagtttttaaaaatatgcagatAAGAAAAGGAATGccggaaaaaaaaatcacagttcaTCAGGACAACTTCCAAAGTTACATGCtgaatttatgttatatattttaaaaagaaaagcaaggtgaACTTTAGTAGAGACCCATAATTTTAGGTAGAATTCtaattttctgttctactttcaTCTAGAAGTGCTCATTTTTTGGGTGTTTGTTAAATTCTTaataaaggaatttaaaaaaaaatccctccagcTCAAGCACTATCTCCTACTGTTCTTTCCTGCCAACAATTAATCAATcgacagcatttattaaatacctcctatgtgccaggcactgtgctgggggtgGGAGAACTAGGGAAGGCTGTAGAGAAGGCTGTACCTGAGCAGTCTCAAAGGCAGAGAAATCCAGTGGCCAAGATAAAAATCGCAGATTTGGACCTTCgagataaatgaatggaaaagaaaagcatGTTACTAGATCTTCTAGCTCAGCCTCCTTctttttccagataagaaaactggggcCCAGGGAGGGATGGCATTTGCCCAAAGCCAGCCAGGTCACTAGCCTAGAATTCCAATGCAGGACCTCCAAGTCATGTGTCCTTGTCACTATTCCAGAGCAGAGTGTGTTGTTGGCATGGGAGAAGTCCTGTACAAATGGAGTTCAAAGAGCTTGGAGATTGGGGATCAATTTGTGGACCAGTATGGATGAAAAGAAGAGTTCGTGAAAGAGATGAAGAGTGAAACAAGGTTAGAACCAAATCCCCGAGGGCAATGCCAGGCTATATAATAAGCGACATTTCATCCTGTAGCCATTAATGATTTTTCaagtaggaaaaagaaatatggtcAGGCACGGGTGCATCATTCTGGCAGCTGGATGACCTAGGACCATGGTGTCAATAGCAAGGATCCCTGAAGGCATGTCACTGTCAAATTAGAGGTTTGgtctaaatgatctttaagaacCTTGaggactggggcagctaggtgccacagtgagtaCAGGACCagccctgaagttaggaggaccttagttcaaatgcagcctcagacacttgacacatttactagctgtgtgaccttgggcaagtcacttaaccccaattgccctgccttcccccctccaaaagggaaaaaaaaagaatcctgagGACCAAGGGAACCAGTCCTCTGGCCTTTTGGGCTCCTCTTAGCTCTTTCCAAAGAAGCCTTGGTGTTTTCTCACAGAGGTCATTAGTGTAGTCAGGCCCTACCAGCAAACCAACCAGCAAGACTGGAAAGAGGAACAGGCAGGCCTTTCCCCCCCACTCCTTCCTCTGAAGGGGACCATTGCCGTCAGCATGTGTGTATGGGGGAAACCCCAACAAAGgggggtgtgggtgggtgtgtgtgtggtggaacCCAGCCCTGGGCTTCCTCAGAAGGCAGGTGGCTCCAAATGCTGGAAATCTGGAGCAGAAGGGGTGTCTTGGGTTTCATTCCAGAGGTTAGAGTTCACCCCAGGCCTGGTAGCAGGATCCAAgttggaaggacccttagagggTACCTAGACCAGCTTTTTTCCCAGGGGATGGCATCTTTCGATCTAACTTCTGGAGAGCTCATCaactcccaaggcagcccattctattgaGGAGCAGGTCCAAAGTCTGGAAAGCTCTTTGTTTTATCAAGCCCAAAGCAACCTTCCTGTAAGTTCCCCTATTTGCTTGTTAGCTCTATCTTCTGGAGACATATCTAATTTACTAATTGCACTCCAACCAAAACCATGAAAtaaaatccaaagagaaacaccacatacacacacaaaactatctaaaaccaaaatttTATTAGTAATACAGCAGGAAGCAAACACTGCCTATCTAAACATACCTTTCCAGAAACCCACATCTCCCCTATATCCCCTGCACAGGCAGGGCTGCCCCTCCATGAAGGTTAAAGATACCTGAGACTAGCACTGATATCCTCTGGGCATAGTCCTACTGGGGTACAAGTCTCTGCTGTCCCTGCCTCAGGTTCTCAGGGGTCCgggagaagaaaaaatacacCCAAGAGAGGGAAACTATAAAGCAGACACGGTAGCCACAGCGAGTACGAGGAGAGAGAGATTCTTAAAAACCATCTTCTTAAGTACTAACATGAAACCTCGCCGGCCCTGGGGCATCATTGGCGTACATGGTTGGGGGGCCCTGGCCAGGGCCTCGGAGGGCACACGGTGCCGAACCAGCCAGTGAGAGGCTGTTATCCTAAGGACAGAGCCTGGAGGGAGGGAGCTGGAGATGCTGAAGAGGGGAACAGACTCCTCCCCTCCCTggcttctcctcccctccttcctgtcCTCGAGAAGAAAGAGGGCTTGGGGCATCAGCCACAGGACAGACGTTGTTGTCTCATCATTAAACTCTGATACAATGTGTACCAACAGGGCGATCGCTTCTGGTCTTGAACGGAGACTGAGATCAAGAGCAGAGAGTCAGACGAGAGATGGAGACCCAGAGCGGATGGacgagagacagacagaaacagggaaatggAAGAGAGTTAAGACAATGAGACAGCGCAAAGTCAGAGGAAAGcccaagagaagagagagaggggggacagAAGACATACAGAGCAGAGACGTGAGGAAGACAGAGGCGAGTCAGGTAAAGAGTGTCTTCCTTAGTCCATGACCAGAATCAATCGTTACAGTATTTCTTTGGTTTCTGGGATCCCTTTCTTGTAAGATTTTTCCTCAGGCAGATGCTCAGGAACCCACAGGGTTCCTGTGCCAAGATGAGGGGAGTTGTTAAAAACTAGCTTGTTCCATGTAGTGTCCCAGTAACTCCAGGGACACGCTGGGGGCATTGTCATAGTTAGGCTAGGTTCCATGGGAGACCGAGGCAGCCCCCAGCCCATGCCCATTCCCACGTCCACACCCTGAGGGGCTGTGAATAGCAGTGGGAACTCTCTGTGGCTCACCCACTTGGGTTCTGAGATTTGTAGCTAAGGATTTCAGCTGCCAGCTGCTGGGGGTCCAGGAGCTGTGGGAAGCGTCTCATCACAGCCTCTACCAGATGTGGGGGAAAGATGCCACAGAGCTTCACACGTAAGCTGGCCCGCTCCTTGGTGAAGCTATCTGTCCCAGCTCCCCATGTCGCCACTTCAGCACCATAGGCTGCCGGAGCACTAAGTAGATGGGGATCCCGAAGGGCCGGGGCAACCCTAGCTGCAGTGGGTGGGGGCATCTGGTATGGCTCTGACCAATACTCTCGTGGTGCATACCCCAAAGGTGGAGGATACTCTGCTGGGATGCTGAACTGCCCAGTGCCCACAGGGCGCCCATATCCTGAGAAGGAGAGGGATGAAGGGCCAGGGGGGTGCTCAGGGCCATAGGGCAGGAGGTGACCTTGGCCTAGGAAAGTGCACCTCTGTTGGTTGCTGCCACTGCTCCCAGACCTGGGAGGCTCCCCAGACTCCCcgtggctgctgctgctccctCGGCTGCCCCAGAGGTCTGACATTTGACTTTCCAGGGAGCCAATGCCTGAGTCTAGGCAATCTTGGGAGAGGTAAGAGAGGGAgtctaggggagggggaggccaGTCTGCTGGGCCAAAGCCACTACTCATGCTTGGCAGGCTCCTGCCTTGGGTGTAGGCCTTAGTCTGCCCATCCCCACTGCCTCCAGAAGCCTGCTGGGGCCCTGGGAACTTCTTCTCTGGCAACCAGTGTTCCCGATCATCCTTGACAGGTAGGGACCCAGGGGCTGGAGTGGATGTGGGTGAGGGCTGGCGACATTTCTTGTCTTTCACAGGTGCCCGGGGTGGGGAGAGTCGGGCATTGGCTCGAAGTTCATCTGCCACTGAGCGCTGGGGCTGGCTCGGCCTCTCTGGGTGGTAGAACCGACATTTGATCCCATATGTACACTTCTTCCCTGTGGAGAGACTTGTGGGAGTGAGCCAGGCAAGGGAGAAGGGAGGCTCAGAGGAGAGGctcaggggaagagggaggaaaataataatagctttcaCTGCTCCAACACTTTCACCCCAATCATACAAATACCACATCCCCATTTAAAGAGGACAAAATAGAGCAGAGGGTGTTTACACTGACTTCCCTAGGAATAGTGCACAAGTAAGGTCATGTAGTCCAGCATTTTAGAGGGGTGGAAGCTAAAGGCCAGAATGTGGCCTGGACTCACCCAAACTCCCACAGCTAAGGCCTAGGCCCCCTGACCTCCTATCTGGGGCTTTTCCAGTAATGGATACTTGGGAGTCAGTTGTGTCCCTGGAGGTTCCTGGGAGATGGGGTTAAGGGAGAGGCAGGGGTGAGGGAATGAGGTGTTCAGGGCCAGTCTTACCATAGGGGCAAGGCTGTTTCTTGTGCTCAAGCATGAGAGGTTTCTTCCGGAGGAAGTTATCCAGGCTGGGCCCATGTCGGCCAAGGGGGTCATCAGGTGGCATGAACCTGTCAAAAGCAAGAGAAAATCTAAGTCATTGGTTAGACATGAAGGTTCCCCTCAGTTCCCGGTTTCCTGGGGTTGGAAGTCAGGCCCCTAGCTTCTGCTTCAGGTCTAGAAGTTCCCCAAGGAGAAGAGCCCTGAAAAGATCCAAGCCCAGGGGGCAGCGCTCTGGAAATTCAGATCCTCTGGTGACATCCCCAATTTAGGCAAGAAGATGTGGCTTGAACTGCAGACACTGAGCCTGAAGACTCATCACCTGCAGACTCATAACCTGCTCATCCTCATCCCCAAGTGTGTCAAAGATGACTAAGGTGGGATGTTAGGAGACCcctgtgtgtgggggtgtggagGTGTACGTTGGGACCTAGCAGACCAGGGCTCTCTGAACCTTTTTGCCTCATCCCGCCTGGTCTTCACTCAATAACCCCAGCCTGTCTGATAAACTGATAGGCACTCCTGCACAGACCTACAAGCCTGCCCTGCCTCGGTGTCCATTCGGTACAGGCACCCAGTGAGGAGCAAGGGGGAGCCTGCCTTTGTTCAAGTGGCCTCCAAGTCTGGAATGCCCCTGGCTAATCAGGATAATCCCTGGCTTCCACCAAGCAGAGCTCAGGGCCCATTTCCTACAGGATGTCTTTCCGTGATCCTTTCTCTTGTTCCTGAGATTACTTTGTAGCCATTTGTATACTTTGTTATTTTTGTGTGTCTATGTTATATTCCCGCAGGCAGCAGGCAAGTTCTTTTAGGCCAACCTCTTTCATTTTCGTCTTCACAACCCCAACTCCTAGTACAGAGCCTAGCACAGGGTATGGGTTTAATCAATGTTTTAATTACACTGAACCTCCAGAGACCCTCCCTCACTGCCCCACATGCGGGCCGGGAGGAGGATGGGGACGTACTTATCATTGACGAAAGAGTACATAAGCAGCCTCTCCTCAATGAACCTCTTCCATTCCAACCGCTCACACTGCAAGTCCCTGTAGGTGTCATTGGAGACTATGATGCCATCAGAATCGAATGCAAGCTTCACTATGAAGCGGTCGTCATAGCACACGACCCGCTTACCCCCCACACGCCGGGATGGCGTGAATACCAAGATcttcttcttctccagctcacgaAGAATGTGCTGATCTGCAGAGAGGATGCAGGAAGCCGATGGTAGACAACCTGGGACTGCCTGGCCCTGGCTACCTCTTCCACCTCAGGGATTCAGGAGTGAGTGGACCAGGTGAGCTCAGaattcctttcagctttaaatctatgagatTCTATCTGCTGGGGACCTGAGCTGACTCAAACACTGCCCAACGCAAATTGGATCTGGACCTGCTAGTTTCATTCTGAACTGGTGGCTTTAGAAAACAATGAGGTTGGTTGTAATTCAAACGGATTTAcaaagatgctttttttttttgaggggaaaaaagggaactaCCTACCCTCTTGGGGTTCTTGGCTCAGCAAAATACCTTTCTCTTTGAATGTGGCGCTCTGTATGGTGGCACTGAGTCTATCCCAGCCAAGGGAGTCCCCGTGGCTGAGGTCCTCCACCTGCCAACTGGTCTGAGTTGGGAGTCCTGGCTTCTCCTCTTATATGGACCGTGTGACCCTAGGGGGAGCTGggttatcatctgtaaaatggggtgccTTCATTGCTGACCTCATGGGCCTGGCATGAgggaaacattttgtaaaccttcagAAGTCTTAGAAATGGGATCAACTTGATCACCACTGAGAAGTACAACAATCTCAACCTTGACCTTGACTTGGTCAGTACTGGACAGTGCTGGTGGTGGccagtggcggcagcagcagcagcacatccttccttcccttgctccCATGCAGCAACCCGCAACTCCACCTTAGGGACCTTGAGGCTCTGAAAGTTCCCAAGGGGCTCCTTTCCCACAGAAACATGGGGTCTTCAACCCCTTGCAAGGGAAACCTGGGCTGGAAGGCAGGGTTTCTTGCCAAGAGGAAGGTAGATGCAATGACTTTCATCAACCCTCAAGAGAGAGACCTATGTCCATCcagcagggagaggggaggaatgtGAAACTACTGTCTGACCTCTATTTTTCTGAATCCCTGCTTGAGCAGCGGATGGAGAGGTGGGGAAATGGACATTCTCTTCCAAGACTCTGGCTTgccccccacttccctccccactcctggaGGCCTGGGCTCTTCATGTCTCCCCTTACCTGTGATAGGCACATCGGCACGTGGCTGCTCTTTCCTCCACAGTGGTACAAAAACTGTGATATCTGAGTGGCCACGTTCCAGGAACCAGTTCACAGCCAGCAAGATGCCCCGACATGAGAAAACCTCCTTATTTCCATGGCTAGAAGGTGGGTGGAAATCACAGGGTAAATCcatagagaagagggagaagaaaacaagagaCACGTAGGACAGAGGGTTCAGTTTTTATCAggtcagagaggaagggagagaggcttGGCTCGGCACAGTTGCTGCATGGCCTCCTGAGACCTGAATTTCTTCATCCGAGGAATGAGAAGAATCGGATACTAACAGGTAACTCCCTTAGGCTTCTGGCTCTCACGTTCCAGCCCAGTTTCCCATAGCGCTACCAGCAGGGAATTCCCCTTTTGCCCTCTCCCCCCTTCAAAGTGAGGAAACACCCAGGAATCTGGCAGCTCCTACGCCCCATGGGGTCAGACACACTTTGCAACATCAGCTGAGGCTGGGGGAAGGGATGTGGAGATTTTTGGTTTCTGTGCCTACCTGGGGTAGTGTGGCAGAGTAGAAGAAAGTCAGAGACTTGGGAGTTTTAAACCCAGCTCTGCTACCCAATATCCTATTGACTtaggggcaaatcacttccctttgggcctcattttcctcttgtaTGAAATGCACAATCTCGAAGGTACCACATTTCAGCTCTGAAAATCAACAATGTTATGACTCTATACCTGTAACCGTAGCTACGTCATCTACATGAGACAAGTagatgggacttggagtcagaaagacttcagttcaagtttggtctcagacgcttacttagctgcatgaccttgtccaagtcacttaacctctgtcagccacAATTTTCTGATAcacaaaacagggataataatagcacctactccccaggggtgtcatgaagatcaaatgagataagatttgtaaaccttaaagccctacacAAATACAGTTGTTACTATTATCATTCTAGGACCTTACCTATCTCCAAACAATGTATCTCCAAGGAGGTACACTGGCCAAGGAGGCAGGATCTCTTGCCCTGCTTCTTCTATGAATCTGCCATATATGAGATGAGgcaagttccttccttcctctctgggcctcaattccctcatctataaacagAAGAGACTGGACTAAATGGTTCCTGAAATCCTTTCCTACTATAAAAACGACTCGGTCATTCAATAAAATTCTAGAATTCTACacctgggagtcaagagaccGGTGTGAACAtaggcaaggatttttttttcctctctagggtttcagtttccacatctgtaaagcaaagtatgtatatttttgtgtgtctttaaagtcctttacaattctGAAGCTATTAATTCAAAGGTCTATGATTTAAACCCTCCCTTTCCAATTCCCATCTCAAGATGGAAATGAAGGTCAAAGCTCTGGGAATGAGTAAGCCACTCCTGGAAGGCCTCAAAATGGATCAAGATCATTTCAAATTTAAATAAACCCCATACTCAAACCCTTAACCCCCAGCTATTACAAAAAGGCTAAGAGGAGATAGACCTAGGTGGGTCTGGGGATGGCTCGTAGGAAACCAGCAGCTACTCAAATATCCCTGCTGAGGGCGGTatgaaaattcaataaacattcattaagtgtctgcTCCATGCCAGGTGCAGTGCtgagggctagggatacaaaaagaggcaaaagacagtccctgctctcaaggagtttgtaatctaatagagacagcatgcaaacaaatatatacaaagcaatctatatacaggataaagaggaaataagtaacagagggaaggctctgcgattaagaaggggtggggaatagtacttctgtcatttccttcaagtctccaaTGAAAATCTTCCTCCACTGCCCCAACAGAGCCTGGGCTCTAGAAGACTCTGCTGGCCAAAGGCAATCTCCAGAGAACCCACCACAGGTAGGCTGAAAAGGATTTGAGTGTGTGGGCTGAGAACTGGCTTGACAAAATGAGGAGACTCCTCAGCATGATCTCTGGCTAGAGAAGACAGGATGAAGAATTGGGGGAGGTCTTAGAATTCTAGGATCATAgctccagagctgaaagggacctcagaagtcacctagtccCCCTCCCaggttatagatgaggaaactgaagcccacggaagtaacctgcccaaggtcatacaagtaataaGTAAGGCGGGATCTGAATCCAAGTTCTTCTGGAttcaaagtccagcactctatccatgacaaattaactccttcattttacaaatgaagaaactgaggaccagagacaGACTAAGTGACGTGTGtcataaggtcacacaggtaggaagtagtaGAAAGAGATTTGGGCACTGAAGAAATCTACTTTTGGAATCCTTCTGCCACCCAGTCAACTGACCCCAGTGACCACGCCAGAAGAACGAAATCTCCTTCCTGTTCTTCCTAGTCACTTGTATCTATCTTCCTTGTATGCTCTTTATATTTGTGTCTGCACATACTTGTGCAGTGTATGTACTCGTTTCCTTGTTAGATTCTCAGCTCCTTGTGAGAaggaattttttcattctttggatctATATCCCCAGCATCTGGCGTAGTACCTAGAACATGGAAGGAggttttaagaaatgcttgctgattgactaacGTATCTGTCACTCTCTAAATCAGGTGTTCTTCACCTGGGGCCatggatttaaaaaatatatattctgaaatatatattcttcattataatcagtttcc
This Trichosurus vulpecula isolate mTriVul1 chromosome 2, mTriVul1.pri, whole genome shotgun sequence DNA region includes the following protein-coding sequences:
- the ZC3H12A gene encoding endoribonuclease ZC3H12A, giving the protein MNVDQRSPEVLTPRSEGHFHQASPAMSLSAVQENASLGPNSLGPLPRQRGSPQPSRPGSPHNRTVMVAPEPGQPEGMDDTELQMKVDFFRKLGYSSGEIHGVLHKLGLHADTNTVLGELVKHGPATEREAPLDGPTEPPLVPRGGGTPKAPVPCSLPPEDKEASNLRPVVIDGSNVAMSHGNKEVFSCRGILLAVNWFLERGHSDITVFVPLWRKEQPRADVPITDQHILRELEKKKILVFTPSRRVGGKRVVCYDDRFIVKLAFDSDGIIVSNDTYRDLQCERLEWKRFIEERLLMYSFVNDKFMPPDDPLGRHGPSLDNFLRKKPLMLEHKKQPCPYGKKCTYGIKCRFYHPERPSQPQRSVADELRANARLSPPRAPVKDKKCRQPSPTSTPAPGSLPVKDDREHWLPEKKFPGPQQASGGSGDGQTKAYTQGRSLPSMSSGFGPADWPPPPLDSLSYLSQDCLDSGIGSLESQMSDLWGSRGSSSSHGESGEPPRSGSSGSNQQRCTFLGQGHLLPYGPEHPPGPSSLSFSGYGRPVGTGQFSIPAEYPPPLGYAPREYWSEPYQMPPPTAARVAPALRDPHLLSAPAAYGAEVATWGAGTDSFTKERASLRVKLCGIFPPHLVEAVMRRFPQLLDPQQLAAEILSYKSQNPSG